ACGAATTATATTCAAAGTGTTGATGCATTTTGATTAATCCGAAAAACGTTCTCTTTGGGCTAACAAAATCAATAGAATGATAAGTCGTGCCTTTATCGGTGGCATTAGTTTCAATATTACTATTACAGTCTTTTATATTGGCATAGTAAAAAGTCATTTTTAGCggataattaaattttcgcATCGTTATATTCTTTAACAAATTATGAGACGGCTTCTTGCAAAGCCTAGTTAATGTAATCCAATACTTTACGATAGACAGCTTCTCATAAGTTTTTACTATATTGATGCGATATATGGCACTACATATTTCCGCTTGGTTTTGAATCAACTGTAAGATTTGAGATTTATAATTAAAGAGATCTACAAATAGTGTAATTATATGCAAACTAACCTGAATGTCGTTCAAGGCCTTCGCGACTAGAAGATTAAATAACGAAATTCCCACGATGAtgacaaacacaaataatagAAGATATTGCCATAAACTTGTAATATTAGCACTGCTAGCATCGTATTCCCCGGTTGACATTATAAATGACTTCATGACTTCATCAAAATTCATGCTTCAAGTATCCGTGGCATTCGTTGTCTCCGTTGAATTTCCGAATTCTATATGGAAACATACTCCAAATGTAACCACCACCAAAATTAGAATTCCCGATTCGATTACAGTGTTGATCACCGCAAACAGCATCCCAAAAGGTTTCGCCATCCATGCTACGGGCAGCATTATCATATATGAAAATAGCTTGAGACATGCTAATAGCAATACGAATGTCTGAATATGAATCTTGGGTTCGTCTGAAATAATGTATAAGCCTGACATGCCGCCTAGTGAGATATCCAGCCAAAGAGGTGCAACGTCTCGAAAGAGAAGCACGTAACATATAATGCCGACACATGCCATTGAGATTTCAGTACCCGTTGCATCCATTGTGATCAAAGATGTTATAAACATAAC
This DNA window, taken from Drosophila nasuta strain 15112-1781.00 chromosome 2L, ASM2355853v1, whole genome shotgun sequence, encodes the following:
- the LOC132798414 gene encoding transient receptor potential cation channel protein painless-like, with the protein product MGFRSDYETLPIKNINPDTLKEHLDSCIQMDDKNVIMDFSNISQPPNETNLNFQHSYDDMSTIYYIRKSKNLRHLLNHPIVSTFLFHKWQTFSKFFYFQIFGYVMFITSLITMDATGTEISMACVGIICYVLLFRDVAPLWLDISLGGMSGLYIISDEPKIHIQTFVLLLACLKLFSYMIMLPVAWMAKPFGMLFAVINTVIESGILILVVVTFGVCFHIEFGNSTETTNATDT
- the LOC132798162 gene encoding transient receptor potential cation channel protein painless-like, translating into MSTGEYDASSANITSLWQYLLLFVFVIIVGISLFNLLVAKALNDIQLIQNQAEICSAIYRINIVKTYEKLSIVKYWITLTRLCKKPSHNLLKNITMRKFNYPLKMTFYYANIKDFEIAEKNSKEEQQTNEEEEKVLKKN